ctcctcttctgctacttcttcctcctcctcatcatcttgATGTTGATGTTGGTCTTTGTGAACAGGTGAATCCCAGAACCTGTTGGCCAAAGCTGCCATCTTAACAGGATCAGATCTGCACCTCATAAGCAATAAAGCGTTCTTCGGTGGAATACAAATGCTAACCcttcctttctcttcttcttcctcttcttctttctcttccttcttccctTCCACAACATCAATGTCAATGTCCTCAAACACGTGCCTCCTATGGCTCCTCCCACCgaaatcaccaccaccaccatcatcatcatgatcataaTCTTCAACCTCATTCTCCTCCTCACCCATCACCACCTCAATCTCCCTCTCCTTCCCTTCTTGCAAAGCCAAATGCAGCCACCTTGCAAAAGCAGCACCACatgatgaaccctctcttccaccatgatgatgatgatgatggtcatGATGATGATTCCCTTTGTCCCCTTTGTCTCTCATGCAAGAAGACCTACATGGGAAGAAGCAATTGAACTCCCTAAGAGCCTCACAAATGGTCAATGGAAGATGAACCCATTTCTGGTTATTCCTATGCTGCTGCTTCAAGTATGTAGCAGAAGAAGAACTATTCTGCCTCGTGAGATCTGAAGAGTTTGTTATTTGTCCTCCACCTTCTGTTGATGTTCTTCTGAAGCTAGCTTCACTTGTTGTTGTAGTTCTTCTCTTTGACTTTGACCTTGTGACCCTCATCTTCTTCCCTTGCTTCTTTGTCTTCACTCTCACTTGTCCAATGCAAGTGACTTTAGGTGAAGAAGGTTCAGGGTTCTCAAACCCACACCCTCTTCTCTTCCCTCCCACAGTTGCTGTTGCTGGGAACATTGGAGAAGCTTGGCCACCTCCTTTGATGCTTCCATTGCTTCTGAGCCTTCTGCTGAGGGAAGAAGACAGAGAAATCTGAGGAGGAGGGTCTCTGCTGGTTCTGCTTGGGCTGAGGAGTGACTTGGAAGAGAGCTTCATTGATGAAGAAGATAGCCTTGAAGTGAAGCATACAAAGAGCTCGCTTGTGCTGCTGCTACTATTGCTATTACTCCTATGGGGTCTTTCTGTCTCCATTGTctctcttattttcttcttttaNTATGGCCAAGGAATGACAGAacaagatttttcttttttttgagaGAGTGGTAAAATAAGGATAATAAGGGTGAAGTGAATAATGGGGTTTGATAAATGAAGGAGCTTTGTGCTTTATTTTGTGGTGTTGTAAAGATATTGCAGAGAGATTGAAGGGTTATGCTTATGTTACGTGGTGTGTTAatgagagaagagaaaagggttTAATGCCGGAGGGTGACGAAATGGTGTTTTATCTTTTGGCAAAACGGTGCTTGTGGGGTCCAGTTCCACTATGCCAATAATGCCCCTTCTTTTATTGGGGTGAAAATTCTTGGCTAAGATGATGATTACTGCCGTACTGGATTCACATTTATAATTATATGTAAACGTAATTTAGACTTGATTACATGCAGGTTGATAGAATGTCACACAATGTATGCAAAATGCACACAACATAATCCTGATGAATCATATTATGATTAAATCAAGTCAATGGAGAGTGTTGAATGATAGCTGATGGtgaaaacttcaaagttcatcAAGTGTTGAGCAAGAAGAGAAAGGGAAAGTTAAAATTATCTGCTTGCACGAGACTTCTGGCAGATAAACAACTTTGGACTTTGGTAACGACAGAAAGTGATGTGgtttaaaaagaaaaggagaaaaaaaggaaATACATGAGGGCGGGTGAGAAAAGGTTGAGTAAGAAATATCGGAAAAACAAGCATATTCTTTTTAGGCATGGATAAAGGAAATTTTGGTATCGTCTCCCGTCAATCTGAAGTGtacaaaaagaaaattttcaGCAGAAAAAAATGGTATGCCAGATATTTTAATTAGAATATTTCTAGGACAAATCACATAGATAAATTAAATGGAGACAGATATTACACAATTTTACCAAAAGAAAAAACGTTACAAGGATCTATCAAAAAGAcaattttatataatttgaatGAGCTTCATTCGAATTACACAATCCAAGAGTAATTCGAATCACAAGTGATTAACATAAATCGAATTGGAtcaattcgaattatgcatgCATAGAATTTTAGGGTAATTCAAATCATTCCGATTTGAACTACACACGTGAgccacactaattcgaatcagccAAATTTGAATTAACCCACCGTTTATTGCACATAGTAATTCGAAACAGCCTGTTTCGAATTACTCAAGGTTTAGACGGTCCATGATAATTCGAATTTCTCTCATTCAAATTACCAAACCTTTCTCTATAAATAGAGTTCGAATTGAGCTCATTCGAACTACAATCCCAAACCCCTGCCCCACCAAATCCTAGAGAAAACTCTTTTCGTACGACTCCAACAAAGTGTTCAACATCACATTCAGCTGATGGGGGATAACCCGAACCGACTATATCGGTTGGATGGGGTCGCCCACATAACTGGTGTCATCAATGAAGAGGTTAGTGCGCACTTATCCTTTTAAAATATGATTTAATGTGTAGTTTTTATATTTATGTCTTTTGTTTGTTATAAAGATAGTTGATATTCTGCTGATGGGGGATAACGCGAACCGACTTTATTGTTTGGATGGAGTCGCCCATATAGTTGGTGTCATCAATGAAGAGGTTAGTgtgcactttttcttttaaaataggaTTTAATGtgttgtttttatatttttgctttttgtttgttaTAATGGTAGTCATTATTTACCGTTGTTAAGTTAGATAGAGTGGTTATATTAGTGGTTTATTAGTTTGTAGACATTCGACGGATCAATTTTTAATTTGGATAGTGATTACAAATAAATAGAAAATTATGAGTAGTAAGGATAATGGAGGGTGAAACTTATTTAgagtaagttttttttttttttgttaacatgAATAGTAATCATTGAagtaaattttttatgttaatattatattatttttatgaaaatatgtctaagaaaatattttttttattaggccTAGTTTGATGTATATGTGATGTTATTTTCTATCTTAACACGTAACATTATTTGGTAGAGTATAAGTTGTATTATTTGGATTAAGATATGCATTAGGGAATGATGTTGTATAAATATGTTCCGAGCTGAGAGACAATCTGATATATTCTTTATGCAGCCCACCGATGTATCACGAGCATGCGACGACAGCAGGGTATGCGCCTGGACGAGAGGATCGTTCCATACTTGCATATGCCGGTTtataccatcttgcaaggctgAACGAGAGCTGGTTTAGGTTGGATGAGCCCCTGGTTAGTGCATTCGTGGAGCGATGGCGTCCGAAGATACACACATTTCAAATGTCGTTCGGGGAGTACATGATTACACTGCATGACGTGGTGTACCAGTTAGGGCTGCCGATCGATGGACATTATGTTAGTGGTTGCCTGATAGATTTTCATACATACATCGAGGGTGGTCGCCAAGCTTGGGCGTGGTTCGAGGAGCTACTGGGTGTATTGACTCCTGCAAACTGCATCCAGAAGTTTGCAGTGAATTGCAGCTGGTTCTAGGAGACACTCGGAGAGCTTTCTGATGGAGCCGATGAGCCCACTGTTAGGAGGTATGCCCGGgcctatatcatgatgttgttggagAATCAGCTATTTGGTGATAAGTCCAGTACTCGCATTCACATTAGGTGGCTGCCATACGTAGCCAGGCTTGAGGATATGGGTGGGTACAACTGGGGATCAGCTGCTCTCTTATGGTTATACTAGTGCATGTGCTGCGTAGCAAACAGACAAGTGGTGAAGTTAGCCGGACTGTTATAGCTGCTTCACTCATGGATCTTCTGGCGATTTCCTAGATTCAAACCCACTGGATATGATACGTTCGGGTGGCCTTTGGCCTCGAGGTACTATTATATTCGAATGCTTTATTTGTCACAACTATTAGGTGTTAGGTTCATTATATGCTATTATTTTATCCTATTCACAATTTTTCTAATATATTATTTGGTGTTAGCTTCATTTAGTGATAACCTGGGTGTGGGTTGCAGGTGGTCAGGTCACAACTCTACAGCGAGCGAGAAGGGACCTCGAGTTGCGAGTTGGAGGCTCAGGATAGATCTCTTTTAGGCAGGGGATATGAGTATTTCAACCACTCCTTATAATTAAAATCTCTTTTAGATTAGCAACGCTGTATTATCAACGATGACGTTTCGTAACTATTTCTATTCACAGTTCATTTGGATGCCGTATAGCTCTCATGACGTAGTTCAGGTTGTACATCCGGAGATATTGGAGCATCGGCATACGACGTTATGGAGGTTTGTGATAGCGTTGATATATTTTGCTGTCATAGAGTGGCACTAGATAAATAGGGTGCTACCGCAGTTTGGTGGAGTACAACCTCGACCCCTAGCCGCACTAGACATCGACTTCTTGATGTCGAAGGATGGCAGATGTGGTGATCGTTGGTTCCCATACAGCTTGCAGTTTTGGCACCTTCATTGGGACAACCGGTGAAGTGCCTGAAAATATCCGCAATCACATGTCTAAACCCTGAGTGACACTCTATAACTACCAAGTGAGAAGGACCCAGTAGGCGTGGTTTCAGTGACAGTGAACTCAGAATTATCTCTGTCATACAAAGTCACTGTGAAACACCTAGATGTCTTCAGATTAGCCTCTATAGCCTTCACCAAATGTTGACTAAACTACTATCTGATTCCCAACTAGGCCTCTGTGTCTCTCCCCTTGTGAACAAATAGCTCGACCAACCTCTCGTACGTGGACTTCACCAGTGAACAAACCGGAAGGTTCCTGACTCACTTCAGTATGGAATTCACACACTCGGAGATATTCATCGTCGTTTGTCCGAATCTCCTACCCTCATCCCGATGCTGAGTCCACATCGCATACTCAATCTTGTTAGCCCAGTCCCACATGGAAGGGTCTTCGGTTTGTAGAATATCAAAACAGTAATCAAATTCAACGTTAGTCTTGGCATACGCCGCATTCACCAAAAGCCTCCGTGCATCCTTGCCCTTAAAAGTTAGGGCAAAATTTGCAGCCACGTCGAATACAGAATACACGGTATGTAGCAGGTGGTAGCCAACCTCCGTCGGGAGCCTCAAGTGCTACCTTGATACCGTTGTGCCAATCTGATATCACCAGAATACCCGGCTGTGGAGTCACATGATAGCAGAGGTGGGATAGAAAAAATGACCAGGACTTAGCATTCTCACCCTCCACGAGTGCAAATGTAATAGGCAGGATGTTGGAGTTTCCGTCTTGTGCAATCGCAACTAGCAACGTACCCCCGTATTTGCCGTACAAGTGGGTCCCGTCGACACTGACCAACGGCTTGCAATGCCGGAATGTCTCAATATGCGGTGGGAATGTCAAAAAAATTCGGTGAAAATAGGCTTGCGAGTCGTCCACCTGCCCACCCACTTGCACAGAACTCGTCCTTAACACTGCAACACTATTAGGCATCGTCATCTGCACACCTAAGACCCATCGTGGCAACTCATTATATGACTCATCCAAATGTCTATAAATATGTGTCACGACCTTCTGCTTAGCCAACCAAACCCTCCTATAAGTTGGCCTAAACCCGAAATGTGCCTCTCTCACATTCAACAGTACCTTGATACAGACGGCTGTATCAGCTCTAACCATTGGCAGTATGAAGGCCGAGATCACATGATAATCAAGACTCCTATGATCGCTCGAAATCGACATGGCCAGACAAGTATGAGGTTTATTGTACCGTTTTACCTCCCAAATACATCTACGCTGGTGGAGACTGATCCTAATCAACCATGTGTACCCGTTACCAAATTTCGTACACTTCCCAAGGTACGTGCGATAATCGAACTCCACCACTTTGTACTGTACCACGCGTTAGATGCTATATGTCTTCACGCTTAACACGGCCTCCACTTTATCCTTAAACTGctgaccaacctgaaactctGATAGACCTCTGGTACCCTGGTATCTCTGGTACCAAATCCAATAGGTTCGTCAGGAACTCCCTCCcgtctcatggcatccaagtccaaagatgaaaagtgtGGAGGGGGGGGAGGGGGTACTGTTGAGTCCCTGAGCTGGACGCTCTACCAGCCCCAACTGGATTACTCGCTGCTATGTCATCACCGCTATCATCGGCAATGATGTCCGGCTCCACATCATCAACGTCATCATCATCCAGCAATGCATCATCTATACCATGCGGTGCCCCACGTTGTAATGAAACCGGCACCCTATCAATAATAGCAACTTCTCCGTCACCACTACGGTTAAGATCAACTGCAAAGGACGGGGAGAACCGCCATTTCCTGAGGTACAATCACAGGCACGGATGAAGATGCACCAACAGGTCTCAAACTAGAACAGGCTGTCGTTGCTGGAGTTtgggtattccggttcgaaccatCTGAGCTAGAAACCACATCTACAAGCTTTGCCAATAACTCATGTGTCCTGACCTCGGAAAACTACCGATGACAATGGAACAGAACCTCCAAATCCTCGTCACTCCCTATGACAAACGAATCGTATTTCACATCATCTCACAGAACTGAAATCGGAATGCGATAGAATAACTTCTCAACCTGTTGTATACCCAGTTTCTGTATTGTAGAATTCACGAAATTAGCGAAGCTCGTTGTAGGTTTCAGAAAAATACTGAGGGAATTCTTATCAGTAAAATTAATACCAGAACGTATTTTTTTCTTAATCGACCCTCTATAGTGCATTAACACTAAAAAattctcctcactagccattgtATTTCACTCTAATGGGAGGAATTCACGTTCACACCATATTTATACACGTCGGAGGCTAGATAATTCGAAGCAGTCaattttgaattatatatatataaattgaaaTAGACTCATTCAAATTACTAGGGCCCTCCTTGCATGCATAATTTGAAGCACTCTTATTTGAACTACCCTAAGACTACATGTATGCATAATTTGAATCATGCTAATTCGAATTACCCCAACACTACAAGCATGAATAATTCGAATTGGCCAAATTTGAATTACAAGCATCATTACTAATTCGAATTAGTGTTGGTTTGCCTAATTCGAATGGGTCTCATTCGAATTACATAAGAATGTGCTTTTGGAAGATCCAGATAACATTTTTCAATTTGGTAGAATTGTATAATTTGGTTCTCCATTTGGTTTAATTGTGTATTTTTCCCAcatttctattattatttatgGAAAATATTCTATTTAGTTAAACATGGGTGaaatttctaaaatattttatcaCAATTTTTGGGTTAAGGAAGATGCTTTATAATTAAAAAACTCTTTTTATCAACAAAACCTCTGCAAAGTAATGAAAATTACATAAAAACTTGTTAAACAAGTAGCACCGGAAGTGTTTTATAATATTGGTAGTATTATCTATGCATAAATCATTATttgtaattattaaattttaaatactttTAATCAGTATTCAAGTggcttaaaataaaaaaataatacactaaaattttagtttaaaGAAATGTTAGTATTTtgcatatatttttgtttttctttaagcaTAGATGTACATGCACAAATCAAAATATTTTAGGTAAGCCATTTTTTGAAAATGTCGATCATAAAATATTGAAGATTAGTATTTGGGTGGGGAGGGGTAGCGCTGACAAAGTGGGATGGTTGCACTAGGTGAAGGGCAGGAATGGTGGGGGTGGGGAAATGGTGTGATGCTGATGAAATTACCGGAGAGATGAAAGAGAGAATGTGAGAATATATTTTGTAATTTCATAAACGAAACCAAAGTAAGTTAATAATTTCAAAA
The DNA window shown above is from Arachis ipaensis cultivar K30076 chromosome B08, Araip1.1, whole genome shotgun sequence and carries:
- the LOC107610793 gene encoding uncharacterized protein LOC107610793; translation: MRREGVPDEPIGFGTRDTRVPEVYQSFRISLHQRRCIWEVKRYNKPHTCLAMSISSDHRSLDYHVISAFILPMVRADTAVCIKVLLNVREAHFGFRPTYRRVWLAKQKVVTHIYRHLDESYNELPRWVLGVQMTMPNSVAVLRTSSVQVGGQVDDSQAYFHRIFLTFPPHIETFRHCKPLVSVDGTHLYGKYGGTLLVAIAQDGNSNILPITFALVEGENAKSWSFFLSHLCYHVTPQPGILVISDWHNGIKVALEAPDGGWLPPATYRGKDARRLLVNAAYAKTNVEFDYCFDILQTEDPSMWDWANKIEYAMWTQHRDEGRRFGQTTMNISECVNSILK